The genomic stretch CCTGATCGGCTGCTATAAGACTATCCACAACCTCTTCCAGGTCTCCGTTAAGAACATTATCCAACTGATGAAGGGTAAGCTTAATGCGGTGGTCTGTTACACGTCCCTGGGGGAAATTGTAGGTACGGATTTTCTCGGAACGGTCTCCGGTTCCCACCTGGCTTCTTCTGGCTTCTGCCTCTGCATTATGCGCTTTTTCAAGCTCCAGCTCATAAAGCTTGCTTCGTAATACCTTTAATGCCTTATCCCTGTTCTTTAACTGGGATTTTTCATCCTGACAGGAAATTACGATACCAGTAGGAATATGCGTCAGACGAACAGCAGAGTCTGTAGTATTAACGCACTGTCCACCGTTACCGGAGGAGCGGAATACATCAAACTTACAATCTTTCATATCAAGCTCTACGTCTACTTCTTCTGCTTCTGGCATAATTGCAACCGTTGTGGTGGAGGTATGGATACGTCCGCCGGACTCGGTTACCGGTATACGCTGTACACGGTGTACACCGCTTTCGTATTTCATTTTGGAATAAACACCTTTACCATTTATCATGAAAACCACTTCCTTGAAGCCTCCAAGGCCGTTTTCATTTAAGTTCATCATATCTATCTTCCACTTCTGGCTTTCGGCGTATTTGGAATACATGCGGAAGAGCTCGGCTGCAAAGAGAGCTGCTTCATCACCACCGGCACCGCCTCTGATTTCTACGATAACGTTCTTGTCATCATTAGGGTCTTTGGGAAGTAGGAGGATTTTAAGCTCTTTTTCTATTGATTCTATCTTTTCCTTGCAGGAATTCAGTTCTTCTTTGGCAAGCTCACGAAGTTCTTCGTCGCTTTCTTCCTCTAACATCATAAGGCTGTCTTCAATTCCTGCCTTTGTATCCTTATATTCTGTGAATTTCTCAACAAGGGGAGCAAGGTCATTCTGCTCCTTCATAAGCTTACGAAAACGTGCCTGGTCATTTACTACACCTGGGTCATTTAATTCATCCGTTAACTCCTGGTAACGGATTAACAAATCTTCTAATTTATCAAACATTTGGGTTCCTCCATTTTTACATTGGTTGAATTGGGTTTTTTGATACTCGCTGCAATTTATGGTATCAATACCCATATCAAATTATTAGCACTTTAAACTTTCCAGGTTTGAAACGCTAAGTAAAAGGTTCCCCTTTTTTCTGACTCCATGTTCCTGTAACTACTCTGTCAAGTCCTGCCAAATCTTTTATTATATGAATGTTTTTCATTTCTGCTTCCTGTAACAATTTCTTCACTGCCTCTCCCTGATCATATCCAATCTCAAAAAGGACGTGTCCGCCGGGATTAAGATAATCCTTTAACCCCCTACAGATCTTTTTGTAAAAAAACAATCCGTCTTCCTTACCGTCAAGAGCTATAACAGGCTCGTGATCCTTTACCTCTTCCATTAAGGTAGGAATAACTTCTGTTTGAATATATGGTGGATTTGATATTATTATATCATATTTTCCTTCAACCTGTGAATAGATATCACTTTTTACGAGATCAACAGTAACTTGTAATTGCTCCGCATTTTCCCGTGCTATCTCAAGTGCTGCTTCTGATATATCCACACCTGTTCCGTAACTGATACTACCAAGTCTTGCTAAAGACAAAAGAATACATCCGGAACCTGTACATATATCAAGTACACGCTTCCCTTCACTTAATTTCAAAGCTTCCATAACCAGAATCTCTGTATCCTGTCTTGGTATTAATACACCTTCCCGAACCCGGAAATTAAGCCCCATAAATTCCTGTTCACCGGTTATATACTGGAGCGGAATATGTTGGCAGCGTTTCTTAATCCCTTCCTGGTAGACTTCATAATCCTCAAGTGACATTTCTTTCAAAGGATTCATGAGATATTCTGCCTTACTTATACGAAGCAAAGAAGACAATAGCAGCCATGCATCTAATTCACCATTCTCTATATTCCTGTCTGACAGTTCTCTCCTGCCGGTCTGAAAAGCTTCTTGTATGGTTATCATTCTACGATCAATCCTTCTTGGCAGCCTCATCGGTAACAGCCACAAAGTCATCCAACGCTCTTAAGATCTCATCCTCTTCTTCAAAGATATCCCTTGCCTGTAATGGTTCCATTCTCATAGAGGTTGCTGCAGTTTCTCTTACAGCTCTATTATCTTCTGCTTTCTTCTGATTATTGTTTCTTGCTGTATTTGCTCTATCTTTTTTACCAGATGTACTTTTTTTATTATTTCTTGCGGCTGAATTCTGTTTCTGGGTACTTTCCTGCTTCTGGATATCTGTTTGATTCTGGATATCTGCTTGTTTCTGATTACTTTTCTCTGACTTTATACTATCCTCTGACTTGAGATTTTTATTCTCTATGTTCTTGTTATCTCTATTCTGATTATTGTTGCTTTTGATATTGCTTCCCATCTTCTGGACAGATTTAGCCTGAGCTGACTTGGAATTATTTTGTGTGTTCTTAGAAGTGTTTTTATTACCGCTGGAGTTTTTCGTCCGGTTGTTTGATTTTTCTTTTGCTTCATGAACAGCTGACTGTTTTTCGTTTCCTGCCGTCTTGCCTTCCTCTGTTGGAATCTCAGCGGTTTCACTGTCCTCCACTCCTAAAAAGTCTTTCCAGTTAAATACCGCTTCTACCGATTTAATTGCTACTTCTATCATATCATTATCAGGTTCTCTGGTGGTAAGCCCTTGAAGCCACATACCTGGTTTGCTTAACACTCTGACTGCAATAGAATCGTTTCTACCGGCAAAACGGATAAACTCATAGGATATACCGGCAATTACCGGAATCAGTACAATTCTGCTTGCATAACGAAGCCAGGTAATATCTGTACGAATAAACATAAAGAAGATCACACTCACAAACATAACGATAAATAAAAAGCTGGTTCCACATCTTTTATGCTGTCTGGACTGCCATTTAACATTTTCAACAGTAAGTTCAAAGCCATTTTCAATACAATTAATGGTCTTGTGCTCTGCACCATGGTACATAAATACCCGCTTAATATCCTTAAGCTGTGAGATTGCAACTACATACAATACAAAAATGACAATTCTTATAATGCCCTCTACCAGGGCAACCAGGCTGTCCGATTTGATAACCTTACCTAACTGAGTAGCAGCAAATGCAGGCAGAACAATAAAGATTCCCACTGCAAGTACAACGGCAATGATCATAGTAACAGCTGCCAGTATCGCTTCTCCTTTATCTTTAAATACCTTTGATAAAGCCTTGTCCACTTTTGATTCTTTGGCTGTTTCCTCTTCTTCGTAAAAGCTTGCGGAGAAATTAAGCGTCTTGATACCAATTGACATAGATTCCGCAAAAGCCAGTATGCCTCTTAGAATTGGCAGCTTCCACACTTTATATTTATCTGCAATACTGTTAAAAGAGTCTTCTTTTACTATAATTTCGTTGTCCGGCTTTCTTACGGCAATGGCATAACGTTCTTTGTTCTTCATCATTACGCCTTCAATAACTGCCTGTCCTCCGATTCCTGATGGTTTCATATGCTTATCCTTTCTTTGATAAAACATGCCAAAATACTAAAATTTAAATACGAATTTAAAAATAGGCTGAGATAATTATACCTCAACCTGTTTTTAACACATAGTCATTATTGTCATTTATTGTTCCTGATTAAGACCATATCTGCGGTTGAACTTATCAATTGCACCGCGAGCCGCTGCAGCTTTCTGCTGTCCGGTATAGAAAGAATGGCACTTAGAACAGATTTCTACGTGGATATCGCTCTTTGTTGAGCCTGTTACAAATTCATTACCACAGTTACAAACTACCTTTGCCTGATGATAATTAGGATGGATTCCCTCTTTCATGCTTTTCACCTCTTTACAACAAACATAATTTTTTTAAAGTTGACTAATTGTCAAACTAATTTGTTATTTAAAACAGCTTTCTAATTATAACATAGGATTATTTGGTTTGCAAGTCCTAATTAATCAATTTCGTTTTTTTCACAATCTCGATAAATTCTGCATTTGTCTTCGTTTTCAGGAACATATCTATAATCCGTTCAACAGCATCATCAGACTTCAGGCTATTGAAAGCTTTTCTCATTAAATAAGTAGCTTCCAGCTCTGACTGGCTTAATAAGAGGTCGTCTCTTCTGGTGCTGGATCGGGGCAGATCAATGGCAGGGAAGATTCTCTTCTCTGAAAGATTACGGTCCAGGACAAGCTCCATGTTACCGGTTCCCTTAAATTCTTCAAATACTACATCATCCATACGGCTTCCCGTATCTACAAGGGCTGTGGCAAGAATAGTAAGACTGCCGCCTTCTCTCATATTTCTAGCTGCTCCAAAGAAACGCTTTGGCATATGGAGTGCCGCAGGGTCAAGACCACCGGATAACGTCCTTCCGCTTGCCTGAACTGTAAGGTTATATGCCCTTGCAAGTCTTGTTATACTGTCTAAGAGAATTACTACTTCCTGTTTATGCTCAACAAGACGTTTCGCACGTTCAATTACCATTTCAGATACTCTTTTATGATTTTCCGGCAATTCATCAAAAGTAGAGTAGATAACTTCTACATTCTTACCTTCAATGGATTCCTTAATATCCGTTACTTCTTCCGGACGCTCATCAATCAGAAGAATGATTAGCTTGACGCCGGGATGATTTATGGTTATTGCTTTGGCAATCTGCTTTAAAAGCGTAGTCTTACCGGTCTTAGGCTGAGAAACAATCATACCTCTTTGTCCTTTGCCAATAGGAGATACCAGGTCCACCATACGCATGGATACATTTGCTCCAGGTGTTTCAAGGTGGATTCTCTCATTGGGGAATATGGGGGTCAGATCCTCGAACTTCTTTCGTTTCTGTGCTTCCGCAGGATGAAAACCATTGACACCCTTAACAAATAAAAGAGCACTGAATTTCTCTCCCTGACTCTTAATTCTGGTATTACCAGCAACAATATCCCCGGTCTTTAAGCAAAAACGTCTGATCTGAGCAGGTGATACATATACATCATTCTCACCGGGCAGATAATTATCACAGCGGATAAAACCATAACCATCAGGCATAACTTCCAGGATGCCCTCTTTGGTCTCACCACTATCTAAAGCCTCTGTATCTTGGGACAGACTGCTTCTTCTGACTTCATTTTCCGGATTGCCATTCTGCCAATAAGAATTCTTTCTGCCATCTTCCTGTACATTCTGGTTATACGGCGGATTCTGGGGATTTCTGCGGGCATAGGACTCCTGATTTCCATTAGTATTTCTAGTATCGGCAGTATTTCTTATGTCGGAAGTGTTTCTTGTATCGGAAGTGTTTCTTGTGTCCGTATTATTATCGTTTCTGTAGTTTCTTCTTATCTGAGTTGAAGCGGCCTTTTCTTCTTCTTTGTTATCGGTTTCTTTATTGTCCGCTTCTCTATTTGCTTGTTCTTTGCTTATTGTTTCTTTATTCAAGAGTTCTTTACTACTCACTTCTTTACTAACTGCTTCCTTACTATTCACTTCTTTAATAAGTGCTTCTTTATTATTTGCTTCTCTGCTCGTCTCTTCTTTACCAGCCTCTTCTTTTGTTTCACGCTCTAGTTTTGTTATTGTTTCCTTCTCTGCCGGTTTCGTCAGCTCAACTTCTTTTTTCGCCTCCCCTTTCCCAGCAATATTCTTCTTTTCTTCCACTGCCTCTGTACCCGCTCCTAATATATCAATAAGCTCCTGCTTTCGCAGGGTGGATACACTTTTAATGCCTCTGCTCTTTGCTAATGTTCTAAGCTCTGCTAAGGACATTTCACTAATTTGTACTTCCATGAATTCTTGCTCCTTTACAAGTATAAAATTGTTTAAAGTATTTGGGAATGGTTTCGATTTGATCTAGAAGTTCTCATGAATTAAACCAAAAATTACTACTGAGGTATATTATAACCTATTATATACAAAAAATAAAGTGTCTTTTACACAGCTTTATATATTTTTCTTATCTTGCTTTCCCTACTTTTCAGTGATATGATGTCTTTAGCCAAGCGGCATTCATAAGGAAGGCGGTTAATTTATGACAAACAGTGATAAAGCTCTGTTATTGCACGAACAATGGCAGGGAAAGATTTCAACAGAGGCAAAATGCTCCGTTAAAACCAGAGAGGACCTGGCACTTGCCTATACGCCGGGTGTTGCAGAACCCTGTAAGGTGATAGCAGAAGATAAAGATGCAGCCTATAAATATACCTTAAAATCCAATACCGTAGCAGTTGTTTCAGACGGCAGTGCCGTACTGGGTCTGGGTAACATCGGTCCCTATGCTGCCATGCCGGTTATGGAGGGTAAAGCCGTATTATTTAAGGAATTTGGAGATGTTAATGCTTTTCCCATCTGCCTGGACACTCAGGATACAGAAGAGATTATTGAGACCGTAGTCCGAATCGCACCTGCATTTGGTGGTATTAACCTGGAGGATATTTCTGCCCCTCGTTGCTTCGAAATCGAAGAACGACTGAAAGAACTTCTTACTATACCCGTATTTCATGATGATCAGCACGGTACAGCTATAGTTGTACTGGCAGGAGTAATCAATGCTCTCTTAGTAACCGGAAGGAAAAAGGAAACTTCCAAAGTGGTTATCAACGGCGCCGGTTCCGCTGGTATTGCCATTGCCAAACTGCTCTTAAACTACGGTTTTAAGAACCTGACCCTTTGTGACAGAGTTGGTATCCTCTCAGAGAATACACCGGATCTGAACTGGATGCAGAAGCAGCTCACCGCTGTAACCAACCTGGATAAGAAAGAAGGCTCATTAAGCGATGCCTTAAAAGGTGCCGATATCTTTATCGGAGTATCCGCTCCCGGTATTGTATCAAAGGAAATGGTCGCATCTATGAACAAAGATGCCATTTTATTTGCCATGGCCAATCCTGTGCCTGAGATCATGCCGGACCTTGCAAAAGAAGCCGGCGCAAAGGTAATTGGAACCGGAAGATCAGATTTTCCCAATCAGGTTAACAATGTTATTGCTTTTCCCGGTATCTTTAAAGGTGCCCTTGAAAGCAGAGCAAGCCAGATTACGGAAGAGATGAAATTGGCAGCTGCAATTGCAATTGCAGGACTGGTAGCTGAGAATGAGCTGAATGAAGATAATATACTGCCTCAACCATTTGACCCCAGAGTCTGTGAGGCAGTCAGCAATGCCGTGAAATCCCACGTGAAGAAATAAATTTACAGACTTTAAACAGAAGCTTAGGAAGGAGCGGCCTGTTGTCAGAGAAAAGAATAAGGGGTGACAAGCCCTATTACTCCCTGGATTATTACCTGAAAGAAACCTTTGGCAGGAAAATATATAAGCTCTCTTTAAATGCAGGTCTTACCTGCCCTAACAGGGACGGAACCCTTGGCCTTGGCGGCTGTATCTTTTGCAGCAGCGGAGGCAGTGGTGATTTTGGCGCTTCTCCTTTATTATCTGTTACAGAACAGATTGAAGCAGGAAAAGCACTTATATATAAGAAGCTCCCGGCAGCTGTAAAAACTGCTCCGGTCAATTCCGAAGAAAAAGAGGCTTCCTTTATCGCCTATTTTCAGGCTTATACAAATACTTATGGTGAAATAACCTATCTGCGAAAGACCTTTATGGAGGCACTGAATCATAAAGACATTGCTCTTTTATCCATCGCTACCAGACCTGATTGTCTGGGAGAGGATGTACTGGAACTTCTGGCGGAATGTGCCGCTAAAAAGCCCTTATGGGTAGAATTGGGACTTCAGACCATCCACGAGGATACTGCTGAATTTATCCGAAGAGGATATCCTCTTCCCGTCTTTGAGAAAGCTGTTAAGGATCTGAAGGCCATCGGTGCAGAGATTATTACCCACATGATACTGGGACTTCCCGGCGAAGACAGCTCAAAAGTTATGGCCTCCATGAACTATCTTGCTAAACTGCCCATTCAGGGTGTTAAACTGCAGCTCCTCCATGTACTGAAAGATACCGAGCTTGCCCACATACCATATAAAGCCATGGAGCTGGAAGAATATACGGACCTTTTAATAGCCTGTATTGAAAATCTGCCGGATTCCATGGTAGTACACCGGCTTACCGGTGACGGGCCCAAGAAACTGTTACTCTCCCCCTTATGGAGTGGTAATAAGAAACTTGTGTTAAATTACATTCATAAAGAGATGAAGGCCAGGGATTCCTGGCAGGGAAAATCGTTATAAGTTCTTTTTGCGAAAGGAGGCTTTTTATGCAGACAGATGCCTTAACTCTATACAAACTGATTATACTTTTTCTTCTGGATAAAGTAGATTTCCCTTTGACCAATGCTCAAATCTCCAACTTTATCCTGGACAAGGAATATACCAATTATTTCAGCCTGCAACAGTGCATATCCGAATTAACAGAAGAAGAATTCATGACGGTGCAAACCGTCGGCCACAGCTCCCTGTACCAGATAACCCCTTCTGGTGAAGAAACCCTCTCCTTTTTTCAGAATATGATATCCTCCGCAATTCAAGAGGAGATTGTAAGCTATCTAAAGGAAAATAAGTATTCCTTACGAGATGAATCTTCCATTCTTTCTGAATACCATAAAACCGGCAAGGATGAATATACTGTTTCCCTGCGTGTTATGGAAAAAAAGAATCCGATCATAGACATTAATCTAGCCGTACCAACCGAGGAGGATGCCTCCAAAATCTGCAGAAACTGGCGTGGCCAAAGTCAGGAAATATATTCTTATGTCTTAAGCAGTCTTTTGAAGGAATAAAAAATACCTGAAAACTAATAATACCGGCCTTGCTGCAGTGCTTGAATATCCTTCCGCCGCTGCAATAAGACCGGTATTTTAACTATTCCTCTGAACTGTCTGTATTAATATTTTCTTCTATTAGATCCCAGATTTCATCTCTGCCCTGTTTAGACAAAGCTGAAAAAGGAAGTATTCGGGTAGTGCTTTTAGCACCAAGTCCCTGTCTTATCAGCTTAATCTGCTTATCCTTCTGGCTTCGGTTAATCTTATCCAGTTTTGTAGCAATAATGACAGGCTCATAGCCCTGATGTACAATCCAATCGTACATCAGCCTGTCATTGGCTGATGGTTCATGCCTAATATCCAATAGTAAAAAGATTATCTTAAGCTGCTTGGAAGTCTTAAGATAGTTCTCAATCATTTTCCCCCATTTTGCTTTTAATGATTCTGATACTTTAGCATAACCATAGCCTGGTAAGTCTACAAAATACAATTCTTCATTTATATTGTAGAAGTTAATCGTCTGGGTTTTTCCGGGCTGACCGCTGGTCCTCGCATAGGACTTTCGATTCATCAGTCCATTTATCAGTGAGGACTTTCCTACATTTGATTTTCCCGCAAAGGCGATTTCCGGTTTGTCATTTTCCGGTAATGTACTGGTAATACCGCAGACGGTTTCCAGGTTAACGTTCTTTACATGCATATGTTTCTCCTTTCCTGCCGTTTAAGATAACAGCATATAGTTCCTCCAGGTAGCTGATAGCTGCCCTGTGCCAGTCTTGTTGTTCCACACTGTGTAATTTCTGTACGGGGAACAGCAAGTTGTGAATTTGGGACACATGGTGTTACCGTCTGTTCGTTGTATTATGCAAAGGCATATTTTATTACTTCCGCCATGTTATCTACAAATTTGAGATCAATACCTTCCAGTATTTCTGCTGATATTTCCTCAAGGTCTTTCTTATTCTGAAAGGGAACCAAAACCTGCTTCATATGAGCAGTTTTAGCTGCTAATATCTTTTCCTTCAGGCCTCCGATTGGCAGCACTCTGCCTCTAAGAGTAATCTCACCGGTCATTGCAGTATCAGCCTTTACCGGTTTGCCAGTTATAGCTGAGAGCATGGCAGTTGCCATTGTAATACCCGCTGATGGTCCATCCTTTGGTACTGCCCCTTCCGGAATGTGAATATGAATATCATGCTTATCAAAATAATCCACACTGATTTCATATTCATTGCTTACGGAACGAATATAGCTGATGCCCGCTCTGGCAGATTCTTTCATGACATCACCAAGCTGACCAGTAAGTTCGAATTTACCTTTTCCAGGCATTACATTGACTTCTATCTGCAGGGTATCTCCGCCTACGCTTGTCCAGGCAAGCCCTCTTACGATACCAATCTCATCCTTTTCATTAGCCTGTTGGAAGAAGTATCTTTGCTTACCCAGGAATTTCTCCAGGTTTTTATCATTAACACGTACTTTTTCCGTGTTATTGCTTACAATTTCCTTGGCCGCTTTCCGGCAGATTGCACCAAGTCTTCTCTCCAGATTTCGTACACCAGCTTCTTTGGTATAGCCTGTGATGATTTTTGTAATTGCTTTGTCGGATACGGTTATCTGTTTGCCAGTCAGACCATTACGGGTAATCTGCTTTGATAGCAGATGCTTCTTAACAATATGAAATTTCTCATTCTCCGTATAACTGCTGACTTCGATGACTTCCATTCTGTCCAGAAGGGGTTTGGCAATTCCCTGTAGGGAATTAGCGGTGGCAATAAAGAGTACTTCTGATAAATCTACCGGTAGCTCTACATAATGATCCACGAACTTTTTATTCTGCTCAGAATCAAGTACTTCCAATAGTGCAGCAGAAGTATCCCCTTTATAATCGCTGCTAACCTTATCTATTTCATCCAGAAGCATCAGCGGATTCTTAACCCCAGCATTTTTAAGACCTGTAATGATTCTTCCAGGCATCGCTCCCACATAAGTTCTTCTGTGTCCTCTGATTTCGGCTTCATCTCTTACTCCGCCAAGACTGATACGTACATATTCTTTGTTCAGAGCTCTTGCTACAGAATTGGCAATGGAGGTCTTACCGGTTCCCGGAGGACCAACCAGACAGAGAATGGGACTCTCTCCTTTCCGGGTCAGTACTCTGACAGCAAGGAACTCAAGAATCCTCTCTTTAACCTTTTCCAAACCGTAATGTTCACGGTTTAAGATAATTTCTGCATTTTTGATATCTTGTTTGTCCTCACTAACCTTATCCCAGGGAAGACTTAATAACGTCTCAATATAACCTCTTACGACGGCTCCCTCCGAGGAGCTTCCTGAAACATTTTTAAAGCGTTCGATTTCTTTGACTATCTTTTCTTTGACTTCCGGAGCTGCCTTTAATTTCTCTGCTGCTATCAGATAGTTATCTGCATCAGCAGCACTGTTGGACTCTCCAAGTTCCTCTCTTATAAGCTTGAGCTGTTCTCTTAGAATGTATTCCTTCTGGTTCTTATCGACTTTTTCCTTCACTTTTCCCTGAAGGTCTTTGCGGATACGAATGATATCGATCTCTTCCGTCAGGATAACCATAATCTTCTCATAGCGCACAAAAACCTCTGCCGATTCCAGTAAGCTCTGTTTATCCTCCAGGGTTAAGGGCAGGTTAATGGCTATTTGGTCGATTAACTCGCCTACCTCCTCCAGCCTCATGATAGTCTTATAGATATCCTTTCCAATCTTAGGATTCTCATTAAAGTAAACCTCCAATATATCCTTAAGACCTCTAAGCATTGCCTTCTTCTCTGATTCACTGGCAGTATCCGTATCATCTTCCAGTATTTTCACTTCACCTACTAAAAAAGGAGTTTTCTCTACTATACAATCTAATTCTGCTCTATCTGTTCCGGTAACCAGTACACGAATAACACTTCCAGGCAGTTTAATTATCTGCTTAACCAGTGCTATCGTGCCGACGGAGTATAAATCCTCCTGGTCCGGCACTTCCGTATCTGCATCTTTTTGAGTCAGCAAAAGTACCAATTGGTCATTTTCCATGGCATTTTCGATAGCCTCAATGGATATCTGGCGGTTTACGTCAAAATGGATTTGCATTCCTGGCAGCACAGCCATTCCCCGAAGTGCAACAATAGGCACTTTTCTGCTGTAATCACTCATACTAATAACCATGCCTTTCTCTTAACCTGCATTCGCTGAGCCGCAGGCTTAAATTTACGTGTAAAATGTCCTTTATAGCACACGAACTCTCATCTATGTGCCTTATGCACACATAATCCTGATGAAATAACGTGGTTTTTGATTTCATTAAGATAAAAACTGCCTTAAATCCTCTTATAAGGTATTTTAAGGCAGTCCCTATAACAATCGAATCTACTCAATGAATTACAATAGCTTATTCTGCTTATGCAATCTCATTGCTGTTCTTCTTCGATATTCTTTTCGTAATGGCTTTTCTTGGCTGGTTATCTTCTGTACTTATCAGTGTTGGCTGATTACCGCCTTCAGCAGCTTCTTTTGTAATAATGCATTTTAAAACCTGAGTATCTGTAGGGACTCTATACATGGAATCCATCATAACAGATTCCATAATAGCGCGCAGACCTCTGGCACCGGTTTTTCTCTCAAGAGAACGTTTGGCAATAATACGAATTGCTTCATCCTCAAAGTCTAATTCTACTCCATCAAGCTCAAAGAGTTTCTTATATTGCTTAATGATAGCATTCTTAGGTTCTGTGAGAATCCGGACAAGTGTTTCCTCATCCAGCGCATCCAATGCCACATTAACAGGTACACGTCCAACGAACTCTGGTATCAAGCCGTACTTTACGAAATCCTGAGGCATTGCCTGACGGAATAATTCACCTATATTACCTTTGTTTTTCTCTATGATGGAAGCATTAAATCCTATGGATTTCTGACCAATTCTGCCCTCTACTATCTTCTCCAGGCCATCAAAGGCACCACCGCAGATAAATAAGATATTTGTGGTATCAATCTGTATAAATTCCTGATGGGGATGTTTTCTTCCACCCTGAGGAGGTACGGAAGCAACGGTTCCTTCCAGAATCTTAAGCAGAGCCTGCTGTACACCTTCACCAGATACATCTCGTGTTATGGAGGTGTTCTCAGATTTCCTTGTTATCTTATCAATTTCATCAATATAGATAATACCATGTTCAGCTCTTTCAATATCAAATTCTGCTGCCTGTATAAGCTTAAGAAGTATGTTTTCTACGTCCTCACCAACGTATCCCGCTTCTGTTAAAGCAGTAGCATCTGCAATTGCAAAAGGTACGTTAATAAGCTTTGCCAGGGTTTGTGCAAGAAAGGTTTTACCGGAACCGGTAGGTCCTACCATAAGAATATTACTCTTTTGCAGTTCCACATCCAAGTCTCTTCCGGCCA from Anaerocolumna sp. AGMB13020 encodes the following:
- the prfA gene encoding peptide chain release factor 1 translates to MFDKLEDLLIRYQELTDELNDPGVVNDQARFRKLMKEQNDLAPLVEKFTEYKDTKAGIEDSLMMLEEESDEELRELAKEELNSCKEKIESIEKELKILLLPKDPNDDKNVIVEIRGGAGGDEAALFAAELFRMYSKYAESQKWKIDMMNLNENGLGGFKEVVFMINGKGVYSKMKYESGVHRVQRIPVTESGGRIHTSTTTVAIMPEAEEVDVELDMKDCKFDVFRSSGNGGQCVNTTDSAVRLTHIPTGIVISCQDEKSQLKNRDKALKVLRSKLYELELEKAHNAEAEARRSQVGTGDRSEKIRTYNFPQGRVTDHRIKLTLHQLDNVLNGDLEEVVDSLIAADQAAKLASMSENN
- the prmC gene encoding peptide chain release factor N(5)-glutamine methyltransferase, with translation MITIQEAFQTGRRELSDRNIENGELDAWLLLSSLLRISKAEYLMNPLKEMSLEDYEVYQEGIKKRCQHIPLQYITGEQEFMGLNFRVREGVLIPRQDTEILVMEALKLSEGKRVLDICTGSGCILLSLARLGSISYGTGVDISEAALEIARENAEQLQVTVDLVKSDIYSQVEGKYDIIISNPPYIQTEVIPTLMEEVKDHEPVIALDGKEDGLFFYKKICRGLKDYLNPGGHVLFEIGYDQGEAVKKLLQEAEMKNIHIIKDLAGLDRVVTGTWSQKKGEPFT
- a CDS encoding DUF1385 domain-containing protein produces the protein MKPSGIGGQAVIEGVMMKNKERYAIAVRKPDNEIIVKEDSFNSIADKYKVWKLPILRGILAFAESMSIGIKTLNFSASFYEEEETAKESKVDKALSKVFKDKGEAILAAVTMIIAVVLAVGIFIVLPAFAATQLGKVIKSDSLVALVEGIIRIVIFVLYVVAISQLKDIKRVFMYHGAEHKTINCIENGFELTVENVKWQSRQHKRCGTSFLFIVMFVSVIFFMFIRTDITWLRYASRIVLIPVIAGISYEFIRFAGRNDSIAVRVLSKPGMWLQGLTTREPDNDMIEVAIKSVEAVFNWKDFLGVEDSETAEIPTEEGKTAGNEKQSAVHEAKEKSNNRTKNSSGNKNTSKNTQNNSKSAQAKSVQKMGSNIKSNNNQNRDNKNIENKNLKSEDSIKSEKSNQKQADIQNQTDIQKQESTQKQNSAARNNKKSTSGKKDRANTARNNNQKKAEDNRAVRETAATSMRMEPLQARDIFEEEDEILRALDDFVAVTDEAAKKD
- the rpmE gene encoding 50S ribosomal protein L31, whose product is MKEGIHPNYHQAKVVCNCGNEFVTGSTKSDIHVEICSKCHSFYTGQQKAAAARGAIDKFNRRYGLNQEQ
- the rho gene encoding transcription termination factor Rho, yielding MEVQISEMSLAELRTLAKSRGIKSVSTLRKQELIDILGAGTEAVEEKKNIAGKGEAKKEVELTKPAEKETITKLERETKEEAGKEETSREANNKEALIKEVNSKEAVSKEVSSKELLNKETISKEQANREADNKETDNKEEEKAASTQIRRNYRNDNNTDTRNTSDTRNTSDIRNTADTRNTNGNQESYARRNPQNPPYNQNVQEDGRKNSYWQNGNPENEVRRSSLSQDTEALDSGETKEGILEVMPDGYGFIRCDNYLPGENDVYVSPAQIRRFCLKTGDIVAGNTRIKSQGEKFSALLFVKGVNGFHPAEAQKRKKFEDLTPIFPNERIHLETPGANVSMRMVDLVSPIGKGQRGMIVSQPKTGKTTLLKQIAKAITINHPGVKLIILLIDERPEEVTDIKESIEGKNVEVIYSTFDELPENHKRVSEMVIERAKRLVEHKQEVVILLDSITRLARAYNLTVQASGRTLSGGLDPAALHMPKRFFGAARNMREGGSLTILATALVDTGSRMDDVVFEEFKGTGNMELVLDRNLSEKRIFPAIDLPRSSTRRDDLLLSQSELEATYLMRKAFNSLKSDDAVERIIDMFLKTKTNAEFIEIVKKTKLIN
- a CDS encoding NAD(P)-dependent malic enzyme, whose translation is MTNSDKALLLHEQWQGKISTEAKCSVKTREDLALAYTPGVAEPCKVIAEDKDAAYKYTLKSNTVAVVSDGSAVLGLGNIGPYAAMPVMEGKAVLFKEFGDVNAFPICLDTQDTEEIIETVVRIAPAFGGINLEDISAPRCFEIEERLKELLTIPVFHDDQHGTAIVVLAGVINALLVTGRKKETSKVVINGAGSAGIAIAKLLLNYGFKNLTLCDRVGILSENTPDLNWMQKQLTAVTNLDKKEGSLSDALKGADIFIGVSAPGIVSKEMVASMNKDAILFAMANPVPEIMPDLAKEAGAKVIGTGRSDFPNQVNNVIAFPGIFKGALESRASQITEEMKLAAAIAIAGLVAENELNEDNILPQPFDPRVCEAVSNAVKSHVKK